The Streptomyces sp. SS1-1 genome has a segment encoding these proteins:
- a CDS encoding M12 family metallopeptidase, which yields MTARYCSLAQQSAPAFPPGLAAGRLHALVSGHRMWVNGTVLHYHFFDRDTDTSVIADRGTGRTRAVSWVGGKEQRDVVRECFQEWGGLGIGLSFVEVDDRSEAELRIGFQSGDGSWSAVGRDALRVGSDERTMNFGWDLTAPGERGTALHEIGHALGMLHEHQSPFAGIHWDDEAVYTDLAGPPNFWSRDTTWFNVLRKLDAHEVNGSVWDPHSIMEYPFPAGLILEPEQFRAGLTPPGVLSSADKDFVRRWYPPDPVREPRVLVPFRSAPLRLAPGTQADFTIEPPETRTYTVGTFGDADTLVVLFEERDGRPRYLAGTDDGGTPHNATVRTRLVKGRHYVVRVRMYSTWGSGETAVMCW from the coding sequence ATGACCGCTCGCTACTGCTCCCTCGCGCAGCAGTCGGCGCCGGCCTTCCCACCGGGGCTGGCCGCCGGGCGGCTCCACGCGCTGGTCTCCGGGCACCGTATGTGGGTGAACGGCACCGTCCTGCACTACCACTTCTTCGACCGGGACACCGACACGTCCGTGATCGCCGACCGTGGCACGGGCCGGACGCGGGCGGTGTCGTGGGTGGGCGGCAAGGAGCAGCGGGACGTCGTGCGCGAGTGCTTCCAGGAGTGGGGCGGCCTCGGGATCGGCCTGTCGTTCGTGGAGGTGGACGACCGATCGGAGGCGGAGCTGCGGATCGGCTTCCAGAGCGGCGACGGCTCCTGGTCCGCCGTCGGCCGGGACGCGCTGCGGGTCGGCTCCGACGAGCGCACCATGAACTTCGGCTGGGACCTGACCGCGCCGGGCGAACGCGGGACGGCCCTGCACGAGATCGGGCACGCGCTGGGCATGCTGCACGAGCACCAGAGCCCGTTCGCCGGGATCCACTGGGACGACGAGGCGGTGTACACGGACCTGGCGGGGCCACCGAACTTCTGGAGCCGGGACACGACGTGGTTCAACGTCCTGCGCAAGCTGGACGCGCACGAGGTCAACGGCTCCGTCTGGGACCCTCATTCGATCATGGAGTACCCCTTCCCGGCGGGACTGATCCTGGAGCCCGAGCAGTTCCGCGCGGGCCTCACCCCGCCGGGTGTGCTGTCGTCCGCCGACAAGGACTTCGTCCGCCGCTGGTATCCGCCGGACCCGGTACGCGAGCCCCGCGTACTGGTGCCGTTCCGCTCGGCGCCCCTGCGGCTCGCACCCGGCACCCAGGCGGACTTCACCATCGAGCCCCCGGAGACGCGCACGTACACGGTGGGCACCTTCGGGGACGCCGACACCCTCGTCGTGCTCTTCGAGGAACGCGACGGCCGCCCCCGCTATCTCGCGGGCACCGACGACGGCGGCACCCCACACAACGCCACGGTGCGGACCCGTCTGGTCAAGGGCCGCCACTATGTGGTCCGGGTCCGTATGTACTCCACCTGGGGATCCGGCGAGACGGCCGTCATGTGCTGGTGA
- a CDS encoding LuxR C-terminal-related transcriptional regulator: MTSYERAARTLDPPWPFTGRESELDVVRASLGAGRDGVVVTGPVGCGKSRLVAEATRGTGCARVAGTPETRHIRFAAFAHLVPGTASLHDACRHLSDVRLLVVDDAHLLDDASAALVHQLAVHGRTRLVVVTAEAAPAPAAISRLWTGDLLPRLTLGQLSREDTARLLAGAPGAPGLEPLTVNRLHHLCQGDLRLLRDLVDAVRERGLLSRVDGTDGWAWRGPLPVTATVRERTARLLDRSCPAERETLQRLAFAEPLPVDPERDALDLRALEHLEADGLVRVDDRGAVRLAHPLHGPVLRATAGRLRARRLTRAPDRCGPALEAERAALLGRIERADVRTVAAPVGEWLVAQGAPLPAGYAAVRARYARLRGELREAAAWAREGLRDGTGDAACHRELALATAQSGDAPAVPTITGGRPHGGGAVTRPTAAEDDAYDAVRLGHPGRAAGRLTGVFAAHADALARGDGDALDRVAEQLGARGFLLFAAEAHAQAARAHRDPRAARTSRTRAVALARRCQGARTPALSGLALGELTARQRQIVDLAAVGLTNREIAEKLTLSVRTVGNHLYSAYARLGAPDRGALPWLLSAQGACSA; the protein is encoded by the coding sequence GTGACGAGCTACGAACGCGCGGCCAGGACCCTGGATCCGCCCTGGCCGTTCACCGGCAGGGAGAGCGAACTCGACGTCGTGCGCGCCTCCTTGGGCGCCGGCCGGGACGGCGTCGTCGTCACCGGGCCGGTCGGCTGCGGCAAGTCCCGGCTCGTCGCCGAGGCCACGCGCGGGACCGGGTGCGCCCGGGTGGCCGGCACTCCCGAGACCCGGCACATCCGCTTCGCCGCGTTCGCCCACCTCGTTCCCGGGACGGCCTCCCTGCACGACGCCTGCCGGCACCTGTCCGACGTACGGCTGCTCGTGGTCGACGACGCGCATCTGCTCGACGACGCCTCCGCCGCGCTCGTCCACCAACTGGCCGTGCACGGCCGGACTCGCCTCGTCGTCGTCACCGCCGAGGCCGCGCCCGCACCGGCCGCCATCTCCCGCCTCTGGACCGGCGACCTGCTGCCCCGCCTCACCCTGGGGCAGCTGTCCCGGGAGGACACCGCGCGCCTGCTGGCCGGCGCGCCCGGCGCCCCCGGCCTGGAGCCCCTCACCGTGAACCGGCTGCACCACCTGTGCCAGGGCGACCTGCGGCTGCTGCGCGACCTGGTCGACGCCGTGCGCGAGCGCGGACTGCTCAGCCGCGTCGACGGCACCGACGGCTGGGCGTGGCGCGGCCCGCTGCCGGTCACCGCGACCGTACGCGAACGCACCGCCCGGCTCCTGGACCGGTCCTGCCCCGCGGAGCGCGAGACGCTGCAACGCCTCGCGTTCGCCGAGCCGTTGCCCGTCGACCCGGAACGGGACGCGCTCGATCTGCGCGCGCTGGAGCACCTGGAGGCCGACGGCCTGGTCCGCGTCGACGACCGGGGCGCCGTCCGGCTCGCGCACCCCCTGCACGGCCCGGTCCTGCGGGCGACTGCGGGCCGGCTGCGGGCGCGCCGCCTGACCCGTGCGCCGGACCGCTGCGGCCCCGCCCTGGAGGCCGAGCGGGCCGCGCTCCTCGGCCGGATCGAACGCGCGGACGTCCGGACCGTGGCCGCGCCGGTGGGGGAGTGGCTGGTCGCGCAGGGCGCACCGTTGCCCGCAGGATACGCGGCCGTACGGGCCCGCTACGCCCGTCTGCGGGGTGAGCTGCGGGAGGCCGCGGCCTGGGCGAGGGAGGGGCTGCGCGACGGCACCGGCGACGCCGCCTGCCACCGCGAACTGGCCCTCGCCACAGCACAGTCGGGCGACGCCCCGGCCGTGCCCACGATCACGGGTGGCCGCCCTCACGGGGGTGGGGCGGTCACCCGGCCGACGGCGGCGGAGGACGACGCGTACGACGCCGTCCGCCTCGGGCACCCCGGGCGGGCCGCCGGCCGCCTCACCGGGGTCTTCGCCGCGCACGCCGACGCCCTGGCACGCGGCGACGGCGACGCCCTGGACCGGGTGGCCGAACAACTCGGGGCGCGCGGCTTCCTGCTGTTCGCCGCCGAGGCGCACGCGCAAGCGGCCCGCGCACACCGCGACCCGCGCGCCGCCCGCACCTCCCGCACCCGCGCGGTCGCGCTGGCCCGCCGCTGCCAGGGCGCGCGGACGCCCGCGCTGTCCGGTCTGGCCCTCGGCGAACTCACCGCCCGGCAACGGCAGATCGTCGACCTGGCGGCCGTCGGCCTCACCAACCGGGAGATCGCCGAGAAGCTCACCCTGTCCGTCCGGACCGTCGGCAACCACCTGTACAGCGCCTACGCCCGCCTCGGCGCGCCCGACCGGGGCGCCTTGCCCTGGCTGCTGTCGGCCCAGGGGGCGTGCTCGGCCTGA